One segment of Tenrec ecaudatus isolate mTenEca1 chromosome 1, mTenEca1.hap1, whole genome shotgun sequence DNA contains the following:
- the FAM43B gene encoding protein FAM43B, with amino-acid sequence MLPWRRNKFVLVEDEAKYKAKSLSPGLAYTSLLSSFLRSCPDLLPDWPLERLGRVFRSRRQKVELNKEDPTYTVWYLGNAVTLHAKGEGCTDDAVGKIWARCGPGGGTKMKLTLGPHGIRMQPAERGASGGSGARRPAHAYLLPRITYCTADGRHPRVFAWVYRHQARHKAVVLRCHAVLLARAHKARALARLLRQTALAAFSDFKRLQRQSDARHVRQQHLRAGGAAASVPRAPLRRLLNAKCAYRPPPAERGRGAPRLSSIQEEEEEEEGDDDEGREGGGPQRERPEVLSLARELRTCSLRGVPAPPPPPPPVQPRRWKAGRERSGQAR; translated from the coding sequence ATGCTGCCCTGGCGACGTAACAAATTTGTGCTGGTGGAGGACGAAGCCAAGTACAAGGCGAAGAGCCTGAGCCCGGGGCTGGCCTACACGTCGCTGCTCTCCAGCTTCCTGCGCTCCTGCCCGGACCTGCTGCCCGACTGGCCGCTGGAACGCCTGGGCCGCGTGTTCCGCAGTCGGCGCCAGAAAGTGGAGCTCAACAAGGAGGACCCGACCTACACCGTGTGGTACCTGGGCAACGCCGTCACCCTGCACGCCAAGGGCGAGGGCTGCACCGACGACGCCGTGGGCAAGATCTGGGCGCGCTGCGGGCCGGGCGGGGGCACCAAGATGAAGCTGACGCTGGGGCCGCACGGCATCCGCATGCAGCCGGCCGAGCGCGGTGCCTCGGGGGGCTCGGGGGCCCGCAGGCCGGCGCATGCCTACCTGCTGCCGCGCATCACCTACTGCACGGCCGACGGGCGCCACCCGCGCGTCTTCGCCTGGGTCTACCGCCACCAGGCGCGCCACAAGGCCGTGGTGCTGCGCTGCCACGCCGTGCTGCTGGCGCGGGCGCACAAGGCGCGCGCCCTGGCCCGCCTGCTCCGCCAGACCGCGCTGGCGGCCTTCAGCGACTTCAAGCGCCTGCAGCGCCAGAGCGACGCGCGCCACGTGCGCCAGCAGCACCTCCGCGCCGGGGGCGCTGCCGCCTCGGTGCCCCGCGCCCCGCTGCGACGCCTGCTCAACGCCAAGTGCGCCTACCGGCCGCCGCCGGCCGAACGAGGCCGCGGGGCGCCGCGCCTCAGCAGCatccaggaagaggaggaggaggaggagggggacgaCGACGAGGGGCGCGAGGGCGGAGGCCCCCAGCGCGAGCGGCCGGAGGTGCTCAGCCTGGCCCGGGAGCTGAGGACGTGCAGCCTGCGTGGGGTCccggccccgccgccgccgccgccgcccgtgcAGCCCCGCCGCTGGAAGGCTGGCCGGGAGCGTTCGGGCCAGGCTCGCTGA
- the LOC142433626 gene encoding large ribosomal subunit protein eL24-like, which produces MKVKLCSFSGYKIYPGRGRRYARIDGKIFQFLNAKCESAFLSKRNPRQRNWTVQYRRKHKKGQSEDIQKERTRRAVKFQRAITGASLADIMAKRNQKPEVRKARREQAIRAAKEAKKAKQASKKTAMAATKAPTKAAPKQKIVQPVKVSAPQVGGKR; this is translated from the coding sequence ATGAAGGTCAAGCTGTGCAGCTTCAGCGGCTACAAGATTTACCCCGGGCGCGGGCGGCGCTACGCCAGGATCGACGGAAAGATTTTCCAGTTCCTGAATGCGAAATGCGAGTCGGCATTCCTTTCCAAGAGGAACCCTCGGCAGAGAAACTGGACTGTCCAGTACAGGAGGAAGCACAAGAAGGGGCAGTCGGAAGACATTCAAAAGGAAAGAACCCGCCGTGCAGTCAAATTCCAGAGGGCCATCACTGGTGCGTCTCTTGCTGATATCATGGCCAAGAGGAATCAGAAGCCTGAGGTTAGAAAGGCCCGGCGAGAACAGGCCATCAGGGCTGCCAAGGAAGCAAAAAAGGCAAAGCAAGCTTCTAAAAAGACAGCAATGGCTGCTACTAAGGCCCCCACCAAGGCAGCACCTAAGCAAAAGATTGTGCAGCCCGTGAAAGTGTCCGCTCCCCAGGTTGGTGGAAAACGCTAA